One Jaculus jaculus isolate mJacJac1 chromosome 4, mJacJac1.mat.Y.cur, whole genome shotgun sequence genomic window, GGACCCGTTCTTAGTCCCCACTCTCTCCTCAGAAATGTCCACCGAGACACAGGGAGCATGGTAGCTTCCCACACAGGGAACCCTGCCTGTTCTGGAAAAGAAGGGGGGACTGTAGTGTCTCAGAGGTCTGTGCACCCGAAGGTGGCAAGAATGGGGGTCCTCTACGGGTCTACTTCTCCTTAGTGTGCAGGGCACCTGTCCTGCCTGCTGGTGGGGTGCCAAAGGAAGCCGCTGAGCCCACGTCTGGAGGGGTCTGTTTAATTGTATTCCTTCAAGTGCCGGTGGGCCTTGCGCGGCACTGCGCTGATATCTATCTGCTCGGGCACCGCCCCTTCTCTCCTAGGTCTCTGGTCAGGGTTCCAGCGTGGTTGGGCAATTCAACCTTCTGCACAGGGCTTTCCCGCGGGGTTGTGCGGGCTCTTTCCTAcactggaagggaggaagggatgaaggCTGGTGTGGGTTCCTTACCTTAGAAAGCCAAGGGCCATGGGTTCCTCCCTTCTTCGTTATGGAGGAAAGAAGCAATACCCCCCCGCCCCCAAGTCCCACGAAACAATCAGCCCAAGAGCTGCGTTTCCACTGTGCAAAAGCTCTCCCCGGCTAGAGAGCGCGCTGCTGGCCGCCCCTCCCTGACTAGCCTCCTCCAGCCGTGGGCAGCTGCGCCCCTGGACGTGCCCTTTTCCTCCCCAGGGTGGGTCGCCTCCCGGTACAGTTGTGGCTGACGGCGCCCCGTCTCCCCCACAGGCAGTGGGCAGATCCAGCTGTGGCAGTTTCTCCTGGAGCTCCTGGCCGACCGCGCGAACGCCGGCTGCATCGCATGGGAAGGCGGTCACGGCGAGTTCAAGCTCACCGACCCCGACGAGGTGGCGCGGCGCTGGGGCGAGCGCAAGAGCAAACCCAACATGAACTACGACAAGCTGAGCCGCGCCCTGCGCTACTACTACGACAAAAACATCATGAGCAAGGTGCATGGCAAGCGCTATGCCTACCGCTTCGACTTCCAGGGCCTGGCGCAGGCCTGCCAACCACCGCCTGCCCATGCCCACGCCGCGGCCGCCGCAGCCGCAGCTGCGGCCGCGGCCCAGGACGGTGCGCTCTACAAGCTGCCCGCCGGCCTCGCCCCGCTGCCCTTCCCGGGCCTCTCCAAACTCAACCTCATGGCCGCCTCCGCCGGCGTCTCACCCGCTGGCTTCTCCTACTGGCCCGGCCCGAACCCCGCTGCCACCGCCGCCGCCACGGCCGCACTGTACCCTACCCCGGGCTTGCAGCCTCCGCCCGGGCCGTTCGGCGCGGTGGCCGCGTCGCACTTGGGAGGTCATTACCACTAGATGGGGTGGCTGGGTACCGAGTGGCCTCTCCCACCCATACGCCCAGAGCCAAGACCAAACCCCTCCACATCCCAGGGAGAAGGAATGCAAAGTCCTCTTAGGTCTTCCTTAAACACCAGGCTACCCCCATCACACTTAACTCCCCCAAAAGGACACTTGTGTCCCCTCTTTCATATTTCTCTTCTGGGTCCTTAGATCccggaggtggggggggggggctcttggAACTCCGGTGTCTTTTAATCTCCTCACCTGGACCGCTGGCTCCTAGAGGCTCCCCTTTTTCTAGTTTGTCTTTTGtgcttttctctcccccccccgcaACGGATCTACCCCAAATCCCAGCACGTGATGGGGGGGGGGTCGGTCTCTCACGTTCCTTCTCCTTCCAAGGACCTGAGCACGTTGGGTAAAGACCATTGCTCCCCCAAGGCATATcgctccccttcctccttcctaacCCCATTAAGGTGCGCCCCCCTCACGTGTTTCTATTCCCTCCCAGCCCCATTAAAGCTCCTGAGTTCCCCAGTGCCTTCTCTCTGTTTTGTCGCACAGCACCTTTTATAAGGGGGTTAGAAGGCAGAGCCTCGGCAGCCCGGCAGAAAGGTCTCTAGAGCGAGGCCAGAGCCAGCTTGGGCGCCAATGGCCTGGAGCAAGGAGCCCTGGTGGGTGCGCCCTGCGCACCTTCCACCTGCATCCCATCTCAACTTGTAATAGGCCTCCACATCCCACTTGCCTCCATCTCATCATCTCCCCGCCAGCCCACTCCACTCTCTTCCCCACCTCCACGCCTTCCCCCAACTTCACCCCCTCTATCCACCCATTCTCCCCAGACCTCCCATTTTCCCCTCACAAACCGTCCGCCGTCCCCAGTAGCTCTGGTgattcatattctgtctctcccccccctccctctctctctttctccctccctccctctcctctctctttttctcggTTTTCCGAAGGGATATCCCTCCCGCCAGCTCCCGCGCGGTCTGCTCCCAGCCGCAGTTGGCTGCGCCTCTCTTCTTCCCGCGGGTGGTGCGCGCCCTCTGCTGGTCATAGATAGAGTAGGCAGGGACTACAACTGAATTTCGGATGCAGCATGGTGGAAACTCAGGTGTTTCTCCAGGCGGTGACCAGGTCTGGTTGGCTCCAAATTGCTTTAAGATTTCAGAGAGAAGCCGGAGGGAGCGGGAGAAAAAGGCATCCATGCAGTTTATCCTGGACGCGGCCTTGGGAAGTGGGTCGCGTGGGTCTTTATGACGGGTTCTTCTCACCGCCCAAAGGCCCTTCTGAATACTGTTAGCAACCGCCCCTGTCCCCTTCTTGCCTTTGCCAAAACTTGTTTGGGAAGAGTCTTGAAGGCTTCCCTCAGAAGAATACAACTTTGGCCAGTCTTTCAAGATCCTCGCAAGTCGAGCCAAGcaactcctccatcccttcccgTGGTCCAGGCATTTCTTTCCTGAGGGTCTCTTTCcagaataagggttcctcttagTAGGTGGAAGAGCGCCTGGGCCTCCGCACGCTGATTTTCCTGTGTCCTGAAGACAGGAAGAGGAAAAGCGGGAAGATGGGATACTTGGGGTTTGGGTTTGAGTCTGAGTGCCTCTTTCCAGAAAGCGCATGAATCACTC contains:
- the Fev gene encoding protein FEV → MRQSGASQPLLINMYLPDPVGDGLFKEGKSPSWGPLNPAVQKGSGQIQLWQFLLELLADRANAGCIAWEGGHGEFKLTDPDEVARRWGERKSKPNMNYDKLSRALRYYYDKNIMSKVHGKRYAYRFDFQGLAQACQPPPAHAHAAAAAAAAAAAAQDGALYKLPAGLAPLPFPGLSKLNLMAASAGVSPAGFSYWPGPNPAATAAATAALYPTPGLQPPPGPFGAVAASHLGGHYH